From the Homalodisca vitripennis isolate AUS2020 unplaced genomic scaffold, UT_GWSS_2.1 ScUCBcl_11662;HRSCAF=21008, whole genome shotgun sequence genome, the window TGCCTATAAAAAATTGAGTTACAACTAAGGGTAGAGTACAACTCTAGTGTAGATGCAGCTACTTTTCATGTTCAGACTTGTTTCCCCCACTCCGCACTCTTCCAGTCCTGCAGCGGTGAAGTGCGGCGCAGGCCATACAGACAACTCACGTGCCGTTTCTGAGTCGTGTTCCTGTTACCACTCGTGTTTCTCTTGCTTATTCCTGTTTATAGGTATCATGACATCATCAGAAGAGAAAGGAGACGTTGATAAGAAATTGGTTGCGGATAGGAggctattttgtaaaaaatattaacagaaaatttCTGTGTTGTTGGAAAAGTCAAGGGTTCCCAAAGTCTTATTAGAAAAGAAGAAAGCGTGGGAAACCTTGTGTTCTACGTATTCCCCAAACTCCAGGAAATGAAGTAAATGCTACTCAAAAGAACAAAATGCtccaaaatatgaaaacaaaaataaaaaagaaaaaatcagaTGTGAATAgctacaggaaataaaaaaattaaactacgtgAGTGGGAAAAAAATGCTTTTGGCATTATTGGGTGAGGCCGAAAACccagtttttacaaataggtaCCAGGCAGTTTTGCAAGCTGGACGCATGTCAGTCAACCCTCAGTAGAAGCGACAAGAAATGACAGCAGTGACGAGTGGAAAAACTTAGCTGCAGCCGCAATCGCAATACCTACCCAACCTCATGAATCTGAACCTGAGAAAAAGTTAGGAGAACTCAAGCTGACAACTCGTATACAAGGCCCGCAAACAAAGAAACTAATGGCATACGAAACAGGTGGAAACAAAAGATTTTGAGATACGCCTGCAACTACATAGACTTTGTCTCTTGCAACAGTTAGCAATTACaagaaaaatcaaattgaaaaagaaaaaattgagttACAAAAGTTGAAAGGATGAACAGTTGAGAAAGAAACTCAAACTGATGACTTATTCATTTTAATCTGATGAGTTTAATAATGTAACGGAGCGCTTAGTTAAACCCAACTCCAGTTACCCAATAATAAACTATCCGTtatcctacaaaaaaaaaaaaaaaaaaaaaaaaaaaaaaaaaaaaaaaaaaaaaaaaagatttatagctTACATGGCATGAATGATACCACGTACGTTATGTGCATGCCTGCCAACAGTGTTTCATTGAGCTGTGGGTTATGTCAAAGGGCCCTGGCACCTTTTGTACTAGGCCtatggttttattttgtattttgtactggttttattttaatctaggttttcaaaaaagtctctttactttttaacaattttattttttttgtacaatttacgtacatttaaataaaacccaGCATTTCCATTCCGCTTCTGTTCGCCACGTTGATTTTGTTGCTTGGTTTTCTTTCTCGAACACTTCTGTCCGCCTCCTTCATCCTCGATAACAACACCCCATCTTCAGTCGCGGACGCCTTCAAAATTTAAAGGATCCTCTGAGGTGTTTAGCTACATTGTGCAGCACAGTACAGGTGACAAATACTTTTGGTACTCTGTCCTAGAGACAATCGAACACAGTTGCCAAGTATCGGGAATCTCTTCTTTAACTGTCCCGAACACCCTTTCTATCTCCAGACCCTTTCCTTTGCATGAACACGATTAAATCGAGCACGCTGAATATCGGTTTGAGGAGGTTTGAACGGGGTGATTAACCAAGGAGAAATACCATAGCCAGAGTCACCAAGTAAACACGCAGCACCGTCATAACGAGAAATAATATCCCGAAAAAAGGACTCCTTCTCCATAATTCTAGAATCGTGCACTGATCCTGGCCACTCTGCAGCAACGCTAGTGGAACCTTTCTTGACAGTCACATGTTGCTTGCAACGTTGATGCTCGGGGTAACCCATCCGGTTTATTTACACATCACCGAGACattgatggtttttttatttcgatatgcGTGCAATCTAATGCACCTACAACAGTTggtaaatcaaaatttctttgcCACATCAactttgcattattttatttcttgtactgTAGAAGGAAAATGTATCCAGTTGTCCGCGTTTTTCCAAAATACAGTTCATCACATAATTAATGTTCTTACCAACTGTCGAACGGTCCACGCCAATATCTTCTGCTAACACCACTTTGAAACCCCGGATCAGCCTGTATAACGAAGAAAAATCTCCAATCGTTGTCCTTGGAGTGAGTGCTTTCACCCCGAGTTTCGTCCACTCAAGGCGGTTAGAAATGGTTACTGCTAAAAAGTCTATATTCTCATCTTTCAAACCGCATCAGCTCCTTGCACTTAGTCAATACTCTTCTTTCACCGTACACTCTTCTTTCCCGTACTTGTTGCATAAACATCGCCATTAAAAGTCACGCAAGACATAAAAGTGAAGTGTGCCTACAGActccaaaataatggagatatatcTATAGGTAGGTAGATGTAACTATACTTTAATCACACCAAAAGTGAAGTATTACAACTTCTATTCTAGAAAAGTTAAGATACAACTACAGGGGGTAGTTCTAGCttctttttaatcacattaagtGAAGCTCTAACTATAAAATACTGAAGTGGTAGCAATAACTAAACTACTTTTAATCACTTCACTTATTACCTTTGACTTTTCCAGAGACGAATACATAATCAAAAACAATACCTGATTGAAGAATCGGCCGGAAGTCCATGCATGCCCTGCAAGTATATTCTCATTGGAGTTAACAGATATTTTTGCTGCTGGTCTTTCTCCGAGATTTACATTGTGTTTCTGAGCCAAAGCCTTgtaattttgatttcaaattccGGACCATCCTACGCCCATCGTGTCGTCCCTGCGAGGTTATGCTGTCTGTCCTTAAACTGTGCACGTTTTCTGTGttaagtgttaaaaattattttaaatgtaaatttatgttgtTGGCTGTTTTGTTTGGTGTGTGGTTATTTATGTGATTTTCTCACTCTACTTTGGTGGTGGTTTCAATACTTAAGTATAGAAGCAACTTTCAATTTTAGTAATAGCTGGTTTTGGGCCCGTCTCAACGGGTCCAACCATAATGGTTGGAGGAAAATCTGATCAGGAATACCAGATTGCTGTACACAGCATTACTGGAGGTTAATGATAGTAATAAGGATGATCAGAAAAATCcgaaaaataataaacgtaaacatGACAGTGAGTCGGATGAAACTGGTAAAGATGATAATTTAGTCCCGAATAACAAAGATCAAACACATTCAGACCAAAATGTCCAAAAAGACATTTGATCAGAGGTTATATAAAGCTTCCTGCCACCGGACCTTTGGAGGTTAAAGTTACTTCTACTAAACAGGACCAAGTTTAATCCATTCACGGTGGGTAAGTTGCTTCAGAAAAAATGAGTCacttattgattgtattaatcAGTAAGGGTAGAAATGTAGCTATATGATTGTAAGAATTCAGAGTCCGCAAATAAGCTGATAACCAATAACTCCACTTCCAAACTACCATATCTTTATCCCCATCTTACAGAGTTCGGATAACAGGAGCGATTTTGTCTATGCAGAACCCGATATTTGGACCAAAATGAATTTGTTAACCATGGCCTGCAGTACAGTAACCATATCCTGGAAGCCTATCGCATTaaccaaaaatttcaaaatgaggGTCCATACAGAcctcattttgttaaaataattttttgaaagcaATACCATGAACCAGAAAAGAATGTTTATACTAAATCATGTTATTGTAACctgttgaaaaatatactttgcCAGTCAGACAGTGCTACTGGTGCTACTCGTACAATCATGTAGCCAGTTCTTCCCATGTCAAAACGAGAACGTTGAGCGGAACATGTGGTAAAAAGGCACACGGTTGACCACTGTGAACAAAGACCCTAAAATGTGTAAACTGTGATGGTGACCATGTAAGTTTCTCGAAAGATTGTCCAGTTGTTTAAACGGAAACGTCAATTAAGCAATTAGAATTAGAATGTCAGAATATTATGAAAGATTTTTTACACAGCTTCTCAATACTCTCCCAATTCCAAAACAACCTTTTCCACCAAAATCGGTACCATAAAACGCTATGCCTCAAAAGTCGCACCCAATGTAACTCGTTTTAAACCAGAATTCCCTCATATTGTTTTGGCCAGACCACATCCCCTACTCCAGTAGGAATTTAGTTTGACCCCGTAAGTTATGCTCAAGTCAAATGAAGAGAAATGTAAGGGCAGTCCCTCTAAATTCCGAAGCCAAAGAGATAAGTATAGGCCTAATGGAAACAACACAACTAAGCAAAAAATTGGTACACAACACACCAAATCGCTGGACAAGGAACATAAGTAACCAAATCTGATAAAAATGAGAGGTTAGGTCTCTCTATGACTTCAGAAAAACAAGTAGACAGTGTTAAAACTAAAACAGTCACTTGAAGACTTTAAAGCAAAAggctatttttgaaaaattgatgTTGGATGCATCAATAGCCCAATCCTGACCCTCTAGAGATGATTCAACATAGTACTAAGGAATAAAAAGAGTATACTTTTAGACTTAAGTATTGGCACTACCGTAGACACCTCGCCCCCTGATTGGAAGTACCAAACCCAGGCAGCTCCAATTAAAATACTGCAATGGTATGTTCAGTCAATCAAATCAAAATGGGCTGAATTATCCCTTTTTTGTGTGTAAGTACAATATTAAGGTTATTGTCTTACCAATAATCATGGCTAAAACcaaatgaaacaattttgtttaaaaatttttctcgGCTGGTGCGAAATGATAGGTTTGATGGTTATGGTGGGTCTGCAATTGTTAATCCACAAGGTCGCTCACGTGGAGAGGTATTGACTGTGAAGCTGTTTTTGGGGTTTGGATGCTCGGGATCCAATTCAGGTGTCTGGAGTCACGATCCGGGGCCTTTCAAGGCCTCTTCACATATATAGTCATTTATTGTTTCTCCAAAAGAAGGTAAGGACAGAGTATatggaaaaacatgtttttccaaTAAACAAGATTACTCTCTACCTGTGTGGCGACTTTAATGGTACACATCCCTATTGGTCCGCTGACTTACGGCCAAGACACAAGGGGCAGTCATATATACAATGCGTACCAGTTGACTCTCCACTCTTACTTTTAAATGATAAGTCCTTCACCACCCACTGGATCTCCTGGTCAGAAGACCTTGCAACTTTAGATCTTACGTTTGCCACTGTgcaattaaaagaataaaatatcgTCTTGGACAGGTAATGAGTGATTCCAATGGGTAGTGATCACTaccctattatttttaaaataaatggtaaacaaatacaaattgtgCTCACACACTGTTTTTGGGCCTCAAAAAAGTCGGGTATAATAAGTTTCactcataaaaactttaaaaaagccaATTGGGGTAAGTTTTCAGAAATAGCTGATAAGACTGCATCCAGTATAACCCCGCTCAAATAAAGAAATCTgatgataataaattatgaagGATCTCAATAAGGATTAATTAAAGGTAGCAAAAGAAGACTCAGTCCCCAACTTCTGTCACCAAAAATATGGAGTTGGCAAGTTTTTTTTAACGCAAAATCTTGGTGACCACCGGACTGCTCTCAGGCAGTCCGCTATAAGAAGAAGAAACTTCAAACTCTTCACAATGAAGATGACTCCCCATAGCATATCAGAGCAATACATAACTCACACACTATGAGGCCGTTGGAGGTGATCCGTAAAGGCAAAAAGACAAGCTTGGTTAAGTTTTCTGAGagaacatagaaaataaaaataatacaacaaattttgaGCACAATTAGAGGATATTAGAAAGTGGAAACCAGAGATACTTATAACAAGATTTTGCATCAATGATAAAAACTTAAGTTATAGCTTTTTAAACCTTTACCACTCCCAGACTATGTTTCCTAATGAAATCTGAAATCAATCAACCGATCTTTACAAAGGCTACAAACCAACTACCAATTGGAAGAAAAATTTAGTCTAGAGGAATTAGATATGGcgaataaaatctaaaaatagaaACCCTAAAAAGCTAACAGCCTCCCTGGTTTGGACGGGGTAAgctatttaatcttaaaaatgttaccCTTTTCAGCTAAAACTCTactgcttaatttttttaacaacatctGGTTCCGGAGCTGAGATTCCGAATGCAATGGAAAACCAGCAAGGTGATAGGCATTCTAAAACCAAACAAAGAAAAAGGTAAGGAAACTTCATATAGACCCATCGCTCTAATACCATGCAtgataaaaatcttcaatttaatGGTAAAACACAGATTGGaatgttttatcattaaaaacaaaactaataccAGACTACCAATTTGCCTACCAAAAAAGAGAGGTTGTAATGATTTCCTGTTAAGCATTCATGGCTGATATACatttgtgaattaatttttaatgcaaaataggATTGGCAGCTGCTGTCTCGCTGGACCTGAGCAGTGCCTATGATACGGTTTCTCTGCCCGCCCTGGTGAGTAAGTTTGTTTGTCCTGGGTATTCCCCACAGATTTATAATTCATGTAACATAAATAGGTTAAGCTATAGAAAATTGACTTTTGTCGGAAGCCAGCATACCCTCACCAGGTCTACTGTCAAAGGACTACCCCCAAGATTGTGTGCTCAGCCCAATCCTTGTTCTCACTTTATATATCTTATGTGGGAATACAGTTACCAAAAGAGATCAAACCcttttttatatgcagatgatctCAAACATTAGTCTGTAGTGGTACACGGTTTGACGGTGTTTGATGCTCGGATGCGAGAAGCCCCTGACTTTTCTTACCCAGTACTGTCAAACTGCTGTCCCTGGCAATCAATGTAAATAAGTGCAAAGTAATAATCTTTAGCAGGAAGAGGCAGACAACAAACCCAAATTGGactgtataaataatgtaagtcTCCCCAGTTGGAGATTGCCTCAAAATTTTGGGTatcatttttgacaaaaaactgaattttaaacaaCATGTAAGCTGTTTGGTGAGTAAAACTCTTAAGGACCTAGACATTCTTAAGTCACTGGCCTGCGGAAGGAATGGTGTACACCCTCAGCTACTTTTAAAGGTATACTGCAGTATAATCAGAGCTAAACTAGATTATGGTGGCTTTTTTGTTTGGGCATTTACCAAATAGTGTTTTGAATAAACTAGACATTATTCAAAATCAGGCTCTCAGGTGCATATTGGGTGCTATGAAGTCAACCCCAATTTTTAGCTCTTCAAATGGAAGCAGCAGTACCCAACTTGCagaccagaaggaaaatgttaaCTGAAAGACTAGTTTTCAAAGTACTGTCTGAACCTAACCATCcagtttatgtaaatttaaagtatttaagtatgGCAGCAAATCATCACGAATACTGGGCCAAGAAGACCACACCACTGTATATAAAATCAGTAAGTACTGTAGAAAGTATAGTAATCCAAACCTGTGTCAAAGAAACTAGACTAATTGACAGTCTGGAGAAGCCAATTACTATGCTGGATTTAAACTTATGTTGCAGGGTAGATATTAATCGGATGGAAAATCCAAAATCCGAAATTCCTCCTGAAacactcaaaaaattatttatagaacaaataaatgAGGAATTTTCAGActacataaaaatttacacaGATGGATCGAGAAACGCAGAGGGTTCTGGAGCAGCtgtattattacaaggtaggccTAATCATCTTAGTTATAAATTCTGTTTACCCAAAATAGCTTCCAGCTACACAGCCGAACTTTACGCCATAAAGAAAGCAATCGAGATAGCGAATCTTCAACCAGGTAACAAAGTACTAATTTGTTCTGACTCAAAAGCAGCCATCCATGCAGTCAAAACAGCCTGTAAACTTGATTATATTGATAACATTACATCCCAAATCGTGGAGGAGGTCCTTTCttcagaaaagaaaataacacttCAGTGGGTTCCTGGTCATGTGGGTATTACACCAAATGAAATAGTAGATAAGCTGGCGAAAGAGGCAATTCAGACAGGAAAAGTAATCAAAGATCTGGTCCTTCCGATGGGTGACTTTGTCAgccatttaaaatgtgaaatgacATCCTTATACAAAGCTGAAGTAGAACAAAGCAATAAAGCAAGATGGTATAGGGATGTGCAGCGGGACCTTCCTATGGTCCCATGGTTTAAGAATGCTAAGATAGGAAGAAGTAAACTAGTCACAATAATTAGGCTAAGACTGGGTCATGCACAGGTAAATGAAACTTTATTCAGAATAAACTGCTACTTTACTGAAAAATGTCTCAAGTGTACATTGAATGTGAAAGAAAGTCTTCAGCACCTAATCTTTGAATGCCCAACATATGATAGCTTCAGAGAaccattaatacaacatttaaaggaaAAGAAAGTAAGGCCACCATTCTATCTCAAAGAGCTGTTGGTAAGTTTTGACTTAGGCGTATTGTTAGAAATAGTAAGGTACCTAAATAGTATAAATAGGTCAATTTGATAAAGGCAATTGGGTGTTACTAACATTCAAGTATAGAACTCTTCCACACTATCTTGGAGTCATATTTGTTACCTACTCCAGGTtctaacaatttgtatttatctcCAGGGTCTGAATCCTTTTCGGAGTAGAAAGTCGCCTGGAGGACCTCAGGCGTGAAGAAAGTCTGATCAGTGGGCCCCAACCATTTCCATTGATCCTGTAACCTAAAAGCCTTTCCT encodes:
- the LOC124374954 gene encoding uncharacterized protein LOC124374954 isoform X1 → MLDLNLCCRVDINRMENPKSEIPPETLKKLFIEQINEEFSDYIKIYTDGSRNAEGSGAAVLLQGRPNHLSYKFCLPKIASSYTAELYAIKKAIEIANLQPGNKVLICSDSKAAIHAVKTACKLDYIDNITSQIVEEVLSSEKKITLQWVPGHVGITPNEIVDKLAKEAIQTGKVIKDLVLPMGDFVSHLKCEMTSLYKAEVEQSNKARWYRDVQRDLPMVPWFKNAKIGRSKLVTIIRLRLGHAQVNETLFRINCYFTEKCLKCTLNVKESLQHLIFECPTYDSFREPLIQHLKEKKVRPPFYLKELLGLNPFRSRKSPGGPQA
- the LOC124374954 gene encoding uncharacterized protein LOC124374954 isoform X2; its protein translation is MENPKSEIPPETLKKLFIEQINEEFSDYIKIYTDGSRNAEGSGAAVLLQGRPNHLSYKFCLPKIASSYTAELYAIKKAIEIANLQPGNKVLICSDSKAAIHAVKTACKLDYIDNITSQIVEEVLSSEKKITLQWVPGHVGITPNEIVDKLAKEAIQTGKVIKDLVLPMGDFVSHLKCEMTSLYKAEVEQSNKARWYRDVQRDLPMVPWFKNAKIGRSKLVTIIRLRLGHAQVNETLFRINCYFTEKCLKCTLNVKESLQHLIFECPTYDSFREPLIQHLKEKKVRPPFYLKELLVSFDLGVLLEIVRYLNSINRSI